In one Hymenobacter sp. DG25B genomic region, the following are encoded:
- a CDS encoding TrmH family RNA methyltransferase: MISKAVAKYVHSLQQKKYRLRNGTFLVEGGKNVCELLSSGLLTERLFITAEFADKNAHLLPKGVPTELATEDELTKLGTLATNNTALALARIPEETPLQPASNQLLLALDQVRDPGNLGTLIRLADWYGLAGVVCSDTCTDAWSPKTVSATMGSFSRVAIWQRNLPEWLDSLPATLPRYGAHLEGDNVHRLSLTPGGVLIMGSESHGPRPEVLDRLTQRLYIPGAGGAESLNVAVSAAILLDNFHRHL, encoded by the coding sequence ATGATTTCAAAAGCAGTTGCCAAGTACGTGCATTCTTTGCAGCAGAAGAAATATCGACTGCGCAACGGCACCTTTTTAGTAGAAGGCGGCAAGAACGTATGCGAGTTGCTAAGTTCCGGACTTCTAACGGAACGGCTGTTTATCACGGCTGAATTCGCCGACAAAAATGCGCATTTGCTGCCAAAGGGCGTGCCCACCGAGCTGGCCACGGAGGATGAGCTGACCAAATTAGGTACCCTGGCCACCAACAATACGGCCTTGGCCTTAGCCCGCATTCCGGAAGAAACCCCGCTGCAGCCCGCTTCCAACCAGCTCCTGCTGGCCCTGGACCAGGTGCGCGACCCCGGCAACCTGGGTACGCTTATCCGCCTGGCCGATTGGTACGGCCTGGCCGGCGTAGTGTGTTCCGATACCTGCACGGATGCCTGGTCGCCGAAAACCGTTTCGGCCACCATGGGCTCTTTCAGCCGGGTAGCCATCTGGCAACGCAACCTGCCCGAGTGGCTGGACTCATTGCCGGCCACCCTCCCGCGCTACGGCGCCCACCTGGAAGGGGATAATGTGCACCGGCTCAGCCTGACGCCCGGCGGCGTGCTCATCATGGGCAGCGAGTCGCACGGCCCGCGGCCGGAGGTACTGGACCGGCTGACGCAGCGCTTATACATTCCCGGGGCTGGCGGGGCCGAGAGCCTGAACGTAGCCGTGTCAGCCGCTATTCTGCTGGATAATTTTCACCGCCACTTGTAG
- a CDS encoding riboflavin synthase, with protein MFTGIIEGLGTIQDIKREGTNLHFTVASPFAAELKIDQSVAHDGVCLTVVAVDGIAGTHVVTAIDETLQKTNLSQWQPGRRVNLERCLAANGRFDGHIVQGHVDLTATCTAVEDQNGSWVFRFRHEPGPGRVTVEKGSICINGTSLTCFDSTDDTFAVAIIPYTYEHTTFQDLKPGDKVNLEFDIVGKYVAKLLGR; from the coding sequence ATGTTCACCGGAATCATAGAAGGGCTGGGTACCATCCAGGATATAAAGCGCGAAGGCACCAACCTGCATTTCACCGTGGCCTCGCCGTTTGCCGCCGAGCTGAAGATTGACCAAAGCGTAGCCCACGACGGCGTGTGCCTGACCGTAGTGGCCGTGGATGGCATAGCCGGCACGCACGTAGTTACGGCCATCGACGAGACCCTGCAGAAAACCAACCTGAGCCAGTGGCAGCCCGGCCGCCGGGTAAACCTGGAGCGCTGCCTGGCCGCCAACGGCCGCTTTGATGGCCATATTGTGCAGGGCCACGTGGACCTCACGGCCACCTGCACCGCCGTGGAAGACCAGAACGGCAGCTGGGTTTTCCGCTTCCGCCACGAGCCCGGTCCCGGCCGCGTTACCGTAGAAAAAGGCTCCATCTGCATCAACGGCACCAGCCTCACCTGCTTCGACAGCACCGACGACACCTTTGCCGTGGCCATCATTCCCTACACCTACGAGCACACCACCTTCCAGGACCTGAAGCCCGGCGACAAAGTGAACCTGGAATTTGATATCGTGGGTAAGTACGTGGCCAAGCTCCTGGGGCGCTAG
- a CDS encoding thiamine pyrophosphate-dependent enzyme: protein MTSEPVAALKAEVTNTQPNRATLTRAYRLMRTADEMARLYEENKAVTAKYVHATARGHEAIQLAAAFHLTAQDYAAPYYRDDAMLLGMGLQPYELMLQLMAKRDDPFSGGRTYYSHPSLRRAGFPVIPHQSSATGMQAIPATGTAHGIKYLESQGLLTDKNGTQHFPVSLCSIGDGAMTEGEVSEALQMAVLHQLPIIYLVQDNDWGISATSREMRAMDAYEFAAGFKGLHRMQFDGADFLASYAGMAEAFEYARQRQGPVLVHAKCPLLGHHTSGVRREWYRGDDLAAHTLNDPLPRFHQQLLELDFTEEELQQLGEEARATVAADYQRALAAPAPDPATFQDHEFAPPAVTAEAGERNPAGADKALMVDAALHAVDDILSEFPEALFYGQDVGGELGGVFREAALLAKKYGDARVFNTPIQEAYIVGSTAGMSAVGAKPIVEVQFADYIWPALNQLVEELSKSCYLSNGKFPVQSLIRVPIGAYGGGGPYHSGSIESTLLTIRGIKVVYPSNAADMKGLMRAAFLDPNPVVMLEHKGLYWSKVPGTEDAKTTEPATGYVIPLGKAAVAQEAAPDKLRNGETCVVVTYGMGVYWAKTASKQFPGQVEILDLRTLNPLDFEAVQAAVLRHGKVLVLTEEPLMNSFAESLAGRIQRHCFQQLDAPVFTLGAANLPAIALNVDLEKQMLPNPDKVVTALEELLEY, encoded by the coding sequence ATGACTTCTGAACCTGTTGCTGCGCTGAAAGCCGAAGTTACGAACACCCAGCCCAACCGTGCCACCCTCACGCGGGCCTACCGCCTCATGCGCACGGCCGATGAGATGGCCCGCCTCTACGAAGAAAACAAAGCCGTAACGGCCAAATACGTGCACGCCACGGCCCGTGGCCACGAAGCTATTCAACTGGCCGCCGCCTTTCACCTCACCGCCCAGGACTACGCCGCCCCTTATTACCGCGACGACGCCATGCTGCTGGGCATGGGTCTGCAGCCCTATGAGCTCATGCTGCAGCTCATGGCCAAGCGCGACGACCCCTTTTCCGGGGGACGCACCTACTACAGTCACCCGTCTTTGCGCCGCGCCGGCTTTCCAGTGATTCCGCACCAAAGCTCGGCTACCGGTATGCAGGCCATTCCGGCCACCGGCACGGCCCACGGCATTAAGTATCTGGAAAGCCAGGGGCTGCTGACGGATAAAAATGGCACGCAGCATTTCCCGGTTTCGCTGTGCTCCATCGGCGACGGGGCCATGACCGAAGGCGAGGTTTCCGAAGCCCTGCAAATGGCCGTGCTGCATCAATTGCCCATCATCTATCTGGTGCAGGATAATGATTGGGGTATCTCGGCTACCAGCCGCGAGATGCGCGCCATGGATGCCTATGAGTTTGCGGCCGGCTTTAAAGGCCTGCACCGAATGCAGTTTGATGGGGCCGATTTCCTGGCCAGCTATGCCGGCATGGCCGAGGCTTTTGAGTATGCCCGCCAGCGCCAGGGGCCGGTGCTGGTGCACGCTAAGTGCCCGCTGCTGGGCCACCATACCAGCGGGGTGCGTAGGGAGTGGTACCGCGGCGACGACCTGGCCGCGCATACCCTCAACGACCCGCTTCCCCGCTTCCATCAGCAATTATTGGAGCTGGACTTCACGGAAGAAGAGCTGCAACAGCTGGGTGAGGAAGCCCGCGCCACCGTGGCCGCCGACTACCAGCGCGCTCTGGCCGCGCCCGCGCCCGATCCGGCTACTTTCCAGGACCATGAGTTTGCACCCCCGGCCGTAACGGCAGAAGCCGGCGAGCGAAACCCCGCCGGCGCCGACAAAGCCCTGATGGTAGACGCCGCGCTGCACGCCGTAGATGATATTCTGAGCGAATTCCCCGAAGCCCTGTTTTACGGGCAGGATGTGGGTGGCGAGCTGGGCGGCGTGTTCCGCGAAGCGGCGCTGCTGGCTAAAAAGTACGGTGATGCCCGCGTGTTCAACACGCCCATTCAGGAGGCCTATATTGTGGGAAGCACCGCCGGCATGAGTGCGGTGGGCGCCAAGCCAATTGTGGAAGTGCAGTTCGCCGACTACATCTGGCCCGCTCTCAATCAGCTGGTGGAAGAGCTGTCGAAATCCTGCTACCTCTCCAACGGCAAGTTTCCGGTGCAGTCGCTCATTCGGGTGCCCATTGGGGCCTACGGTGGGGGCGGCCCTTACCATTCGGGCTCTATTGAAAGTACCCTGCTCACTATTCGGGGCATAAAGGTGGTATATCCCAGCAACGCCGCCGATATGAAGGGACTGATGCGCGCCGCTTTCCTGGACCCCAACCCGGTGGTCATGCTAGAGCACAAAGGTCTCTACTGGAGCAAAGTGCCCGGCACCGAAGATGCCAAAACCACCGAGCCTGCCACCGGCTATGTTATTCCGCTGGGTAAAGCCGCCGTTGCCCAGGAAGCCGCCCCCGACAAGCTTCGCAACGGAGAAACCTGCGTGGTGGTAACCTATGGCATGGGCGTTTACTGGGCCAAAACTGCCAGCAAACAGTTTCCCGGTCAGGTTGAAATTCTGGACCTGCGCACGCTGAACCCTTTGGATTTTGAGGCGGTACAGGCTGCCGTGCTACGCCACGGTAAGGTGCTGGTACTAACGGAAGAACCCCTGATGAATTCCTTTGCCGAAAGCCTGGCCGGCCGCATTCAGCGCCACTGCTTCCAGCAGCTGGATGCTCCGGTATTTACGCTGGGTGCTGCCAACCTGCCGGCTATTGCTCTCAATGTAGATCTGGAAAAGCAAATGCTCCCAAACCCTGATAAAGTGGTTACTGCTTTAGAAGAGCTGTTGGAGTACTAA
- a CDS encoding sugar transferase has product MIRTFQKLKLMAADFAGAFLAWMAFYLLRKYLLGELVEGYQFTSGELFTVVGSALMIACFWLILYTLIGEYRDIFRKSRLGEIIRLAQMSMLGALVIFFALLLDDQGVSNYRLYYRTITSYFLLHFLITAVFRTWAVTSVQHLVRRGVIAFNTLIVGSNGLACEVHKELNRTTRYLGLKVIGYVPVGNSVAPALAEVLPHQGNYQELPELIRSLQVEQIVIAMEPGEHRLVQDILTLLEGTPARISILPDLYQMLLGSVKVNHVFGTPLIEIKQDLLPVWQEVAKRGLDVLGSVLFLLVAWPIYAFTAIMVKLSSPGPIFYSQERVGRQGIPFLIYKFRSMYVDAEERGPALSSQNDPRITPWGRFMRKVRLDELPQFWNVLKGDMSLVGPRPERQYYIDQIMLVAPHYRHLHRVRPGITSLGQVKYGYAETVEQMVQRLKFDILYIENMSLAMDFRVMLYTLKIILEGRGQ; this is encoded by the coding sequence TTGATCCGTACTTTCCAGAAGCTCAAACTTATGGCCGCCGACTTCGCCGGTGCATTCCTGGCCTGGATGGCGTTTTATCTGCTGCGCAAATACCTGCTTGGCGAGCTAGTGGAAGGATATCAGTTCACCAGCGGGGAGCTGTTTACGGTGGTGGGCTCGGCCCTGATGATTGCCTGCTTCTGGCTTATTCTCTATACCCTTATCGGCGAATACCGCGACATTTTCCGCAAGTCCAGGCTGGGCGAAATCATCCGGCTGGCGCAGATGTCAATGCTGGGGGCGCTGGTAATTTTCTTTGCCCTGCTGCTCGATGACCAGGGCGTGAGCAACTACCGGCTGTACTACCGCACCATTACCTCCTACTTTCTGCTGCATTTCCTGATTACGGCCGTGTTTCGCACCTGGGCCGTTACCAGCGTGCAGCACCTGGTGCGCCGGGGAGTTATTGCTTTCAATACGCTGATTGTGGGCTCCAACGGCCTGGCCTGCGAGGTGCACAAGGAGCTGAACCGCACCACCCGCTACCTGGGCCTCAAGGTTATCGGGTATGTGCCGGTGGGCAACTCGGTGGCCCCGGCGCTGGCGGAGGTACTGCCGCACCAGGGCAACTACCAGGAGTTGCCGGAGCTGATCCGAAGCCTGCAGGTGGAGCAGATTGTTATTGCCATGGAGCCCGGCGAGCATCGACTGGTGCAGGATATTCTTACCCTGCTGGAAGGCACGCCTGCCCGCATCAGCATTCTGCCCGACCTCTACCAGATGCTGCTGGGCTCCGTGAAGGTGAACCACGTGTTTGGCACTCCGCTCATTGAGATAAAGCAGGATTTACTGCCCGTGTGGCAGGAGGTGGCCAAGCGCGGCCTGGATGTGTTAGGTTCGGTGCTGTTTCTGCTGGTAGCCTGGCCCATTTATGCCTTCACCGCTATTATGGTGAAGCTCTCCTCGCCGGGGCCTATCTTCTACAGTCAGGAGCGCGTTGGCCGACAGGGCATTCCTTTCCTGATTTACAAGTTCCGCTCCATGTACGTGGATGCGGAGGAGCGCGGGCCGGCGCTTTCCTCGCAGAACGACCCGCGCATTACGCCCTGGGGCCGCTTTATGCGCAAAGTGCGCCTGGATGAGCTGCCCCAGTTCTGGAACGTGCTGAAGGGCGACATGAGCCTGGTAGGCCCGCGCCCGGAGCGCCAGTACTACATCGACCAGATTATGCTGGTGGCCCCGCACTACCGGCACCTGCACCGCGTGCGCCCCGGCATTACCAGCCTGGGACAGGTGAAATACGGCTACGCCGAAACCGTGGAGCAAATGGTGCAGCGTCTCAAATTCGATATCCTCTACATCGAAAACATGAGCCTGGCCATGGACTTCCGCGTGATGCTGTACACCCTCAAGATTATTCTGGAGGGCCGCGGCCAGTAG
- a CDS encoding outer membrane beta-barrel protein, with the protein MKRLFSLLALLLLVVLAPGHAQAAAGPISPSSFYDTIMVKLPNQATMTLYVKNKEQLREFRAYKLDSLMRMLDGYINQAVEAGANSKTDQVTLEFKPSKDHPGTQAELVRITVRNDAPGTAKSKAKADKVEVIMGKAFGVTVVESGNDEDDHISVHIGSTPAQDSIRNAEKKARQEEKANRRVHQDFTVDLGVNTLVSRPSAETGISGQPFDLKPLSSRYISLNWHYNMRLGKKGSPLYLVTGPELAFNNFMLDNNQYFFNDNRHTATLPPVYENIPTTYIITDTVRNLRKSKLAMSTLNLPVMFQLHFRNDEGRSTFRVGVGGYVGYRLGSHVKIKYELEGRTEKFKDSNSYNLEDFQGGLQGMIGYRGLSLFAKYNLTETFRPGRGPGGQTVSFGISFL; encoded by the coding sequence ATGAAACGCCTCTTCTCACTGCTGGCCCTACTGCTGCTGGTAGTGCTGGCCCCGGGCCACGCCCAGGCCGCTGCCGGCCCTATTTCTCCTTCTTCCTTCTATGATACCATCATGGTAAAGCTGCCCAACCAGGCCACCATGACGCTGTATGTCAAAAACAAAGAGCAGCTGCGCGAATTCCGGGCCTACAAGCTGGACTCCCTGATGCGCATGCTGGACGGGTACATTAACCAGGCCGTGGAAGCCGGGGCCAATTCCAAAACCGACCAGGTAACGCTGGAGTTCAAGCCCTCCAAAGACCACCCCGGCACCCAGGCCGAGCTGGTGCGCATCACGGTCCGCAACGACGCCCCCGGCACGGCCAAAAGCAAAGCCAAGGCCGATAAGGTGGAGGTAATCATGGGCAAAGCCTTCGGTGTGACGGTAGTTGAATCCGGCAATGATGAGGACGACCACATATCGGTGCATATTGGCTCCACGCCGGCCCAGGACTCTATCCGCAACGCGGAAAAGAAGGCCAGGCAGGAGGAGAAGGCCAACCGCCGCGTACATCAGGATTTCACCGTTGATCTGGGGGTGAATACCCTGGTGAGCCGTCCTTCCGCTGAAACTGGTATCAGCGGTCAACCCTTTGACCTGAAGCCTCTTTCTTCCCGCTATATCAGCCTGAACTGGCACTACAATATGCGGCTAGGCAAGAAAGGTTCTCCCTTATATCTGGTTACCGGACCTGAATTAGCGTTTAACAACTTCATGCTGGATAACAATCAGTACTTCTTTAATGATAACCGACATACTGCTACGCTGCCTCCCGTCTACGAAAATATCCCTACAACTTACATTATAACGGATACGGTGCGCAATCTGCGCAAAAGCAAGCTGGCCATGAGCACGCTGAACCTGCCCGTTATGTTTCAGCTACACTTCAGAAATGATGAGGGCAGGTCTACTTTCCGGGTGGGAGTTGGCGGCTATGTTGGCTACCGCCTCGGGAGTCATGTGAAGATTAAATACGAATTGGAGGGCCGCACTGAGAAGTTCAAAGACAGTAACTCTTACAACCTGGAAGATTTTCAGGGCGGATTGCAGGGTATGATTGGCTACAGAGGCTTAAGTCTGTTTGCCAAGTATAACCTAACCGAAACCTTCCGGCCGGGCCGGGGGCCGGGTGGGCAAACCGTCAGCTTCGGCATCTCCTTCCTCTAA
- the hemF gene encoding oxygen-dependent coproporphyrinogen oxidase: MHTMLASAPTFPIPTPAPAFRDSVADWMRQFQDWLCQQLEEADGLARFQEDAWQHHGGGGGRSRVISNGNVLEKGGVNFSAVSGTMSEQAARVLLMPNPEYFATGVSVVQHPGSPMVPISHMNVRYFEAGNGEAWFGGGLDLTPIYVDVEQARWFHEQIAEVCQRHNPAYYTRFKEWADEYFYIPFRQETRGVGGIFFDRLTVGKDGSQEELFAFVREVGEVYGHSYTELMRRNAALPFTEEQKKWQLVRRGRYAEFNLAIDRGTKFGLETGGRTESILMSLPPQCEWHYNLQPEPGSPEAATQTWLRKGVDWLATHS; the protein is encoded by the coding sequence ATGCATACTATGCTCGCTTCCGCTCCTACTTTCCCCATTCCCACCCCCGCTCCTGCCTTCCGCGACTCGGTAGCCGACTGGATGCGCCAGTTTCAGGACTGGCTGTGCCAGCAGCTGGAAGAAGCCGATGGGCTGGCCCGCTTTCAGGAAGATGCCTGGCAACACCACGGTGGGGGCGGCGGCCGCTCCCGCGTAATCAGCAACGGGAATGTTCTGGAGAAAGGCGGCGTAAATTTTTCGGCCGTATCGGGTACCATGAGCGAGCAGGCGGCCCGCGTGCTGCTGATGCCTAACCCGGAGTATTTTGCCACCGGTGTATCGGTGGTACAACACCCGGGCAGCCCCATGGTGCCCATCTCGCACATGAACGTGCGCTATTTTGAGGCCGGCAACGGGGAAGCCTGGTTTGGCGGCGGCTTAGACCTCACGCCCATTTACGTGGATGTGGAGCAGGCCCGCTGGTTTCATGAGCAGATTGCGGAGGTATGCCAGCGCCACAACCCTGCCTACTACACCCGCTTCAAGGAGTGGGCCGATGAGTACTTTTATATCCCCTTCCGCCAGGAAACGCGCGGCGTAGGCGGCATTTTCTTCGACCGCCTCACTGTGGGCAAAGACGGCAGCCAGGAAGAATTATTTGCCTTCGTGCGCGAAGTAGGCGAAGTCTATGGCCACAGCTACACGGAGCTCATGCGCCGCAACGCGGCCCTGCCCTTCACAGAAGAGCAGAAAAAATGGCAGCTGGTGCGCCGCGGCCGCTACGCCGAGTTCAACCTGGCCATCGACCGGGGCACCAAATTTGGCCTGGAAACCGGTGGCCGCACCGAAAGCATTCTGATGAGCCTGCCGCCCCAGTGCGAGTGGCACTATAACCTGCAACCCGAGCCCGGCTCGCCCGAAGCTGCCACCCAAACCTGGCTGCGCAAAGGAGTAGACTGGCTTGCCACCCATTCTTAA
- a CDS encoding BamA/TamA family outer membrane protein, whose product MKSYSSIVLTARRRVLLVFLLLTGGGLLPACSPTRLLLPGQNLLYKIKLEGVKQANADRLQTLYQQKPNNRFPIPKLAIYQLGQYFYKPDELQRKLQEERTRYDSLIRQAGRDSVTVGKLLIKRERHTRRHQLVLSEGNALMRLGEPPVVYDSTLTERTTEQLSTFLKSQGFFRSSVTARDAVQDRRVTVTYQVTENQPFHYTQLDFDIPDSAVAKVVLENQKLALIHKGDQYSEEAIGLERARLENLLKNAGYFDFRQQYITLEADTSFEPGTVRLRTLIANPAPGERHHIYTIRHVNFLTDAGTNRFGVKRDTVVRDSIFFLAYKHRISSKVLNQRVEVRPGSIYSLNNTQTTQRQLADLDMFRFNTVSYQKVAGDSVNGLHRLDAVVNASPLKKYQETTELGGTVVVNLPGPFTNFRLKVRNVFGGAEVLELGLRAGLEGQIRLGQTAEPGSRIPTAYATQLGANASLILPQFLVPWRTNRFLTRYNPKTRISTSFTYVDRPEYTRTNLEGSYDYIWQRSAYQQYVLTLQNISLVNTSRLDSAYRVALEKLANNGALLRSFGRLLVPSANATSYYNSNDFNQTRDARSFRATAEVGGLGRRLYTRPDATAETTIGGVLVLDYARFNADFRRYHKLTPQTYFVWRLNGGLAHALTPTRFTGENGTTTSYIIPYDKYFFAGGGTSLRAWRPRRLGPGSHTSVVTTNGVVQLDSRGKPIQDENVEQPGELLLEGSAEYRFPLYDYLDGALFTDFGNVWSLQKNDPRPGAQFDPGRFYKEFAVSSGIGFRFDFTFLIIRLDIATKIYDPTAIDGDKWAINRFAIWRNKNKPWQNTPTLNVGIGYPF is encoded by the coding sequence TTGAAATCATATTCTTCTATTGTGCTGACCGCGCGCCGGCGAGTTCTACTTGTTTTTCTGCTGCTGACCGGAGGTGGACTGTTGCCGGCCTGCTCTCCTACCCGGCTGCTGCTGCCGGGGCAAAACCTGCTGTATAAGATAAAGCTGGAAGGCGTGAAGCAGGCCAACGCTGACCGGCTGCAAACCCTGTATCAGCAAAAGCCCAACAACCGGTTTCCCATCCCAAAGCTAGCAATCTACCAGCTAGGGCAGTATTTCTATAAACCCGACGAGCTGCAGCGCAAGCTGCAGGAGGAGCGCACCCGATACGACTCCCTTATCCGGCAGGCCGGCCGCGACTCCGTAACGGTGGGTAAGCTGCTGATTAAGCGCGAGCGGCACACGCGCCGCCACCAGCTGGTTCTGAGCGAAGGCAATGCCCTGATGCGCCTGGGTGAGCCACCCGTGGTGTACGACTCTACCCTCACGGAACGCACCACGGAGCAGCTGAGCACGTTTTTGAAGTCGCAGGGATTTTTCCGGAGCTCGGTAACGGCGCGGGATGCCGTGCAGGACCGCCGCGTGACGGTGACGTATCAGGTAACCGAAAACCAGCCTTTCCACTACACACAGCTCGATTTTGATATTCCGGACTCGGCGGTAGCCAAAGTGGTGCTGGAGAACCAGAAACTGGCCCTCATTCACAAAGGCGACCAATACAGCGAGGAAGCCATTGGGCTGGAGCGGGCCCGGCTGGAGAACCTGCTGAAAAACGCGGGCTACTTCGATTTCCGGCAGCAGTACATTACCCTGGAGGCCGATACCAGTTTTGAGCCCGGCACCGTGCGCCTGCGCACCCTCATTGCCAACCCCGCCCCCGGCGAGCGGCACCATATCTACACCATCCGGCACGTAAATTTCCTCACCGACGCCGGCACCAACCGCTTTGGCGTGAAGCGCGACACGGTGGTGCGGGATTCTATCTTCTTCTTAGCCTACAAGCACCGCATCAGTAGTAAAGTGCTGAATCAGCGGGTGGAAGTTCGGCCTGGTTCCATCTACAGCCTCAACAATACCCAGACCACGCAGCGCCAGCTGGCTGATCTGGACATGTTCCGCTTTAATACGGTGAGCTACCAGAAAGTGGCCGGGGATTCAGTTAATGGCCTGCACCGGCTGGATGCAGTAGTAAATGCTTCGCCGCTAAAAAAATATCAGGAAACCACGGAGTTGGGCGGTACCGTTGTGGTCAACCTGCCGGGCCCATTTACTAATTTCAGGTTGAAAGTCCGCAACGTATTTGGCGGTGCGGAGGTATTGGAGCTGGGGTTGCGCGCTGGCCTGGAAGGGCAGATCCGGCTGGGCCAAACCGCAGAGCCAGGCAGCCGAATTCCTACGGCCTATGCTACCCAGCTGGGAGCAAATGCCAGCCTGATTCTACCGCAGTTTCTGGTACCTTGGCGCACCAACCGGTTCTTAACCCGGTACAACCCGAAAACGCGCATATCCACCAGCTTCACGTACGTAGACCGGCCCGAGTACACGCGCACCAACCTGGAAGGCAGCTACGACTATATCTGGCAGCGGAGTGCCTACCAGCAGTATGTGCTCACACTGCAGAATATCAGTCTGGTGAATACCAGCCGCCTGGATAGCGCCTACCGGGTGGCCCTGGAAAAGCTGGCGAACAATGGGGCCCTGCTGCGCAGTTTTGGCCGCTTGCTGGTGCCCAGCGCCAATGCCACATCCTACTACAACAGCAATGATTTCAACCAGACCCGGGATGCCCGTTCCTTCCGGGCCACGGCGGAAGTAGGCGGCCTGGGCCGCCGCCTCTATACCCGGCCCGATGCCACGGCGGAAACCACTATCGGGGGCGTTTTGGTGCTGGACTACGCCCGCTTCAATGCCGACTTCCGCCGCTACCACAAGCTCACGCCCCAAACCTATTTTGTGTGGCGCCTGAATGGTGGCCTGGCGCATGCCCTCACGCCTACGCGCTTCACCGGGGAAAACGGCACCACTACCTCCTATATCATTCCTTACGACAAATATTTCTTTGCCGGTGGAGGTACCAGCCTGCGTGCCTGGCGTCCCAGGCGGCTTGGTCCGGGCTCCCACACGTCGGTAGTTACCACCAATGGCGTGGTGCAGTTAGACAGCCGCGGCAAGCCTATTCAGGATGAGAACGTAGAGCAGCCCGGGGAGCTTTTGTTGGAAGGTAGCGCTGAGTACCGTTTCCCGCTGTATGATTACCTGGATGGCGCCCTGTTCACGGACTTCGGCAACGTATGGTCTTTGCAGAAGAACGACCCTCGCCCCGGGGCCCAGTTCGACCCCGGCCGTTTTTATAAAGAGTTTGCCGTGAGCAGCGGTATTGGCTTCCGCTTCGACTTCACCTTCCTGATTATTCGCCTGGATATTGCCACCAAAATCTATGACCCTACGGCCATAGACGGCGACAAGTGGGCTATTAACCGTTTTGCCATCTGGCGCAACAAGAACAAACCCTGGCAAAACACGCCTACGCTAAACGTAGGTATAGGCTACCCTTTCTAG
- a CDS encoding GNAT family N-acetyltransferase — protein MPTPLRISPATPADIPELVTLVNSAYRGEASQQGWTTEAHLLGGQRTDADNLRDLLAPENATILLARTTNGSLVGCVYLQHLPDALYLGMLSVAPDKQALGIGKQLMQAGENWARQLGLPLVRMTVISVRHELLAWYERHGYQRTGATVPFPTDPRFGLPRQPLELLVLEKAI, from the coding sequence ATGCCAACCCCTCTACGCATTTCTCCCGCTACCCCAGCCGATATTCCAGAACTTGTTACCCTGGTAAACAGCGCCTACCGCGGCGAGGCATCTCAACAAGGCTGGACCACCGAAGCTCACCTGTTGGGCGGGCAGCGCACCGATGCCGATAACCTGCGCGACCTGCTGGCCCCGGAAAACGCTACCATTCTGCTGGCTCGCACCACCAATGGTTCATTGGTGGGCTGCGTATATCTGCAGCACCTTCCTGATGCGCTTTATCTGGGGATGCTTTCCGTGGCCCCCGATAAGCAGGCGCTGGGCATTGGTAAACAGCTGATGCAGGCCGGCGAAAACTGGGCCCGGCAGCTGGGCCTGCCGCTGGTGCGCATGACGGTTATTTCTGTGCGGCACGAGCTGCTGGCCTGGTACGAGCGGCATGGCTACCAGCGCACCGGCGCCACCGTGCCCTTCCCCACCGACCCACGCTTTGGCCTGCCCCGCCAGCCCCTGGAGCTGCTGGTACTGGAAAAAGCTATTTAA
- a CDS encoding phosphatase PAP2 family protein, whose product MIELLQGLDRWLLVAANSRHLHWLDGLMVFFSERFVWFPSYLVIIVVLGYFLQRRALVALPLLGLVVALADSISSRLFKPYFARLRPCHDPELSATLNLVHGCGGQFGFLSSHAANSFALAVFLCIILPRRFRLAKVILFVWAALVSYSRIYLGAHYPSDVAAGALLGSLLAWLAALLYERLVVRVPHAVQKERSNA is encoded by the coding sequence TTGATTGAACTGCTGCAAGGCTTAGACCGCTGGCTGCTGGTAGCCGCCAATTCCCGCCACCTGCATTGGCTTGATGGCCTGATGGTGTTCTTTTCGGAACGCTTTGTGTGGTTTCCGTCCTACCTTGTCATTATAGTAGTGCTGGGCTACTTCCTGCAGCGGCGGGCGCTGGTGGCGCTGCCTCTGCTGGGTCTGGTGGTAGCTCTGGCCGACAGCATTTCCAGTCGCCTGTTCAAACCGTACTTCGCCCGCCTGCGTCCCTGCCACGACCCGGAGCTTTCCGCTACGCTTAATCTGGTGCATGGGTGCGGCGGGCAATTCGGCTTTCTGTCCTCGCACGCGGCCAACTCCTTTGCCCTGGCGGTATTTCTGTGCATTATTCTCCCCCGGCGCTTCCGCCTCGCCAAGGTTATCCTGTTTGTGTGGGCGGCCCTGGTGAGCTATAGCCGCATTTACCTGGGGGCGCACTATCCCAGCGACGTTGCGGCCGGGGCTTTGTTAGGCAGTTTGCTGGCCTGGCTGGCTGCCTTGCTGTATGAGCGGCTGGTAGTACGAGTGCCACATGCCGTGCAGAAAGAGCGTTCCAACGCCTGA